CCGCGCGATCGCGGCGCAATGAGAGATCTTCAACGCCGGGCAGCGGCGCTTCGTCGCCTTGCTCCACGCGAAACGCGCCGGTGCCGCTCGTCTTTTTCACGAGCTCGCCAAGCAGGTAGAGCGCCTCGTTCGACAGCATGGGCGATGCGAGGACGTATGCCTTCTTGCCGTTGAGCAATCGCGCCGCTTCCTGCAGCGCCAACTCCCAATCGATACCGTGCAGCCTGGTGCCGTGGCGGATCATCGGCGTGTCGACGCGATCCTGCCGGTTCATCCAGCGATAGTTCAAGCGGCCGTAGTCGCACATGAAATACTTGTTGACCTGATCGTTCGGACGCGGGCGAAGCTTCACCACCGTGTTGTCGCGCGTCTCGACGATGATGTTGCAGCCCTGCGAACAATTCGGGCACACCGAAGCCGTGCGGTCGAGCTCCCAGGCACGCGCCTTGTTGAGCGAATCCTTCGAGAGCAGCGCGCCCACGGGGCACAGATCGATGACGTTCCCCGCCCACGCATGCGTCAGGTCCTTGCCCTCGAACTTGCCGATGAGCGCGCGATCGCCCCGCTCGCTCACGTTGAGGACGGAATCCTTCGCCACGTCATCCATGAATCGCACGCAGCGCGTGCAGAGGATGCAGCGGTTGGCGGTGTACATCACGTCGCCGCCGAAGTCCTCCACCGGATTGAAGCGCTTGGGATCGCGATAGCGTCCCTCGCTGCGCCCTTCCTTATACGTGTAGTCCTGGAGCTCGCACTCGCCCGCCTGATCGCAGATCGGACAATCGAGTGGATGGTTGATGAGCAGCATCTCGAGCACGCCTTTGCGCGCCTCGAGCGCCTTCTCGGAGTGCACGTGAACGACTTGTCCTTCGGACGCCACGGTCGCGCACGAGGGCGCGAGCTTCGGCATCTTCTCGACTTCGACGAGGCACATCCGGCACACACCGGCGACGGGAAGTCCCGGGTGGTAGCAGTAGTGCGGGATCAGGATGCCCGCGTACTTCGCCGCTTCGAGAATCGACGTGCCCGGCGGCACGCTGACCTGGCGTCCTTCTATGGTCAGATTGATCATATCGCCCATTTAAGCCACCGCCGGGACGAGGAAATGCTTCTTCTTCTTGATCAGCGCCTCGAAGTCGCCGCGGAACTTCTCGATGCCCGACTTCACCGGCGTCGCGCACGAGTCGCTCAAGACGCAGATCGTCTTGGCCGTCATGTTCTCGCCGATTTCCAATAAGGTGTCCAGGTCCTCGGGCGTCCCGTCCCCCGCGACGATGCGTTCGAGAATCTTCGTCGTCCACGCCGTGCCTTCGCGGCACTGCGTACACTGCGCGCAGCTCTCGTGCGCGAAGAAGCGCGCGGCGCGCGCGATCTGCTTCACGAGATTCTGCGCGTCGTCGATGACGATCACACCGCCCGAGCCGAGCATCGTTCCCTGCGCCACGAAGCCTTCATAGTCCATCACGCTCGCTTCGGCTTCTTCCAGCGTCTGGATGGGCACCGAGATGCCGCCCGGGATGATCGCCTTGAACTTGCGCCCCGGCAGCGGGCCGCCGCACAGGTCGTATAAGAAATCTCTAAAAGGAAAGCCCATCGGCACTTCGTAGTTGCCGGGCTTCTGAATGTTGCCGCAGACGGAATACAGCTTCGTGCCGGTGCTCTTTGGGTTGTCCGCGCGCATCCACTGTTTGTACCAGTCGGCGCCATTGTTCAGAATGTGCGGCACCGCGGCCAGCGTCTCGACGTTGTTGATCGTCGTCGGCGACGCGAAGACGCCCGACACCGCCGGGAACGGCGGCTTGATGCGCGGGTTCCCCCGGCGGCCCTCGATCGAGTTCATCAAGGCCGTCTCTTCACCGCAGATGTACGCGCCCGCGCCGCGGTGCACGTAGATGTTCACCGTCTTGCCGGTACCCATCGCGTTCTTGCCGAGAATGCCGGCCGCGTAGCACTCCTTGAGGCCCGCTTCGACGCGCGCAATCGGCTCCGTGAACTCACCGCGAATGTAGATGTAGCACGTCTCGGCGCCGATGGCGTATGAGCCGATCGCGCAGCCCTCGATCAGGGCATGCGGCGTCCACCGCATGATTTCGCGATCTTTGAACGTCCCCGGCTCGGACTCGTCGGCGTTGCAACAGAGATAGTGCGGCTTGCCGTCGCCCGGCTTCATGAACGACCACTTCACGCCGGTCGGAAAGCCCGCGCCGCCGCGGCCGCGCAGGCCGGAGTTCTTCACGACGTCGACGATCTCCGCCGGCTGCATGCCGAGCGCTTTCTCGAACGCGGTGTAGCCGCCGCGCTTCTTCCACCCATCGAGCGTCTGCGCCTCTTTGTCCCCGAAATACTTGGAGAGGACGGGCGTTTCGCGCGCGTGCGGCGTATGTGGATAGCCCATGTTAAAACTTGAATGTCCGAACTTCGACCGGAGGTGCGAAGCGCCGAAGGAAGAAGCAATGACTCATTTCAGTTCGCCGAGAATCTCGGGCACGCGATCGGGCGTGACCGATTCAATGAAGTCTTCGTTGATCATGACCGGCGTCGCGAAGCCGCATGCGCCAAGGCATTCGACTTCGATCACCGTGTACTTGCCGTCGCTCGACGTCTGGCCGAGCTCCTCGCAGCCGGTCGCCTTGAGGAACGCTTCCACCACGCCTTCGGCGCCGCAGAC
The DNA window shown above is from Gemmatimonadaceae bacterium and carries:
- a CDS encoding molybdopterin-dependent oxidoreductase, with product MGDMINLTIEGRQVSVPPGTSILEAAKYAGILIPHYCYHPGLPVAGVCRMCLVEVEKMPKLAPSCATVASEGQVVHVHSEKALEARKGVLEMLLINHPLDCPICDQAGECELQDYTYKEGRSEGRYRDPKRFNPVEDFGGDVMYTANRCILCTRCVRFMDDVAKDSVLNVSERGDRALIGKFEGKDLTHAWAGNVIDLCPVGALLSKDSLNKARAWELDRTASVCPNCSQGCNIIVETRDNTVVKLRPRPNDQVNKYFMCDYGRLNYRWMNRQDRVDTPMIRHGTRLHGIDWELALQEAARLLNGKKAYVLASPMLSNEALYLLGELVKKTSGTGAFRVEQGDEAPLPGVEDLSLRRDRAANVRGAELFGFARSDNPLAKLGAGDVLVVADEELVGLDAADVAKAGAIIVIGTTLPPWAKHAANVVLPIANFTEEEGTFTNLRGHVQRFMQAKQAPGFARPSWYVLSDLLAEAGVKTNYSLASDVFKALAGARSEFAGMSYDTLGLKGRSVAGATAGASA
- the nuoF gene encoding NADH-quinone oxidoreductase subunit NuoF — translated: MGYPHTPHARETPVLSKYFGDKEAQTLDGWKKRGGYTAFEKALGMQPAEIVDVVKNSGLRGRGGAGFPTGVKWSFMKPGDGKPHYLCCNADESEPGTFKDREIMRWTPHALIEGCAIGSYAIGAETCYIYIRGEFTEPIARVEAGLKECYAAGILGKNAMGTGKTVNIYVHRGAGAYICGEETALMNSIEGRRGNPRIKPPFPAVSGVFASPTTINNVETLAAVPHILNNGADWYKQWMRADNPKSTGTKLYSVCGNIQKPGNYEVPMGFPFRDFLYDLCGGPLPGRKFKAIIPGGISVPIQTLEEAEASVMDYEGFVAQGTMLGSGGVIVIDDAQNLVKQIARAARFFAHESCAQCTQCREGTAWTTKILERIVAGDGTPEDLDTLLEIGENMTAKTICVLSDSCATPVKSGIEKFRGDFEALIKKKKHFLVPAVA